The window TGCATCCACACCCACACCCAGCAATTCTAATTTTGAGCACATTCGTACAGTCGAAATCGAAATCGGGGTCGAATTCCTTGCTTTCTCGTCGATTTCGGTCCCGATCCCGATTTGTATCCCGATAGCGGCTGCCATAATTAGAGCGGACAATATGTCCGACTGTAACAAGACAAAATGTCGCAATTCTGTGCCGCGTTATGTTATTCTTACGAATTACCAGCGGATTATTGACACGGCACACCCCCTGCTGGATACATGACACGCATGGACCTGATCCGTCACATCGTTAAGCCCAAACCGCGCCACCCCTCGCTGGTGTTGCAGGCTTCAGCCATTCTTGCGTTTGCCGCTGTGGCGGCAGGCTTGTGGTTGGTCTGGCTCCATCGTTTGCAGGCGCGTGTGGCCCATGGCGAGGCGACCCGTTCGGTAATCGCGCAGGGGGATCGGCTGATGGATCTGCTGGCCGATGCCAGGACCTTGGCGAATAGCACCAATCTGACTGCCCCCGAATGGCGCGTGTTCGGCGCGCACGTGGAGGGTCTCCGTGCGGCTCAGAACGAATTGACATTCGTCTCGATCAGGCATGGCGGATCGACCGTCTTTCACCGGGAGATTCCTGACCGGCCAGCGCCCCGGCCTGTCGCAGAACCCTCCCGCACATCCGTTTCGACCCTCGACTTCCCCATCGGTCCGGGCGCGGCGACGCCGATGATGGTCTTCACGCGATCGGTCACGCTTCCCGACGGCAGCGAAGCGATTGTGGAGGTCGGTCTTAACGCAGCCGTCATTGACGCGACCGAAGCGAGCGCCTCGCGTTCGATCGGCACGCTCCTCCGTTTCTCGGCTGTTGCCGTTGCGGTTGCGTTTGGATTCTGCCTGCTGCTGGTCATCGCCGTTGTCCGTCACGACTTGGCGCGCCAAGCGAAGAGCCGGCGCGAGGAGCACCTCGCCTTTTCAGGCGTTCTGGCCAATGGTATCGTGCATGATTTCCGCAATCCGATGTCCTCGGTAAAACTCGATGCCCAGATGCTGGGCCGGGAAGCCGAGCGCGAAGGCGGACCCCGCCCCGAACGCCTGGCTGAGCTGGCGGGCCGCATCGGACGAACGGTGGAGCGGATGGATCAGGTGTTCAAGGAGTTTCTCTACCTGGCACGACCTGATCGCGAGGCCTTCGAGACCGTCGCGCTGGAGGCGTGCATTCGCGAGTGTGTCGAGACCCTGGCCCCGCGCCTCGAGGCGGCGGGCGTGGTGATAGCGTTCCAGCCTCAATCTTTGAGCGTCCGAGCCGCTCCGTTTGCCCTGCGGCGCGCCCTGCTCAACGTGCTCACCAATGCGGTTCAATTTTCGCCCCGCGGCGGCACGGTTGAGGTCGCCTGCGCGGCCCAGAGTTCAACGGTCCGCATCGACATCGCCGACCGCGGCCCAGGCGTGCCGCCGCGCGAACGCGAGCGCATCTTCGAGATGTTTGTCTCGTCCCGCCCAGAAGGGACGGGTCTCGGGCTCTTCCTCGCCCGCACCGCGCTGCGCAAATGCGGCGGAGATATCATCGCGCTGCCACGGGATGGCGGCGGTTCAATCTTCAGAATCACCCTCCCCTCCGGCACGGAGACTGCGCCATGAAGTCTATTATCCTGATTATTGAAGATGACCCCGACGGGGCACGTTCCATGATCGACGCCGCCGAAGACGCGGGGTTTGCGACCGTGCTCGCCGGAACTGCGGCCACGGGTCTCGAATGCTTTCGCGAGCAAACCCCGGACCTGGTGCTCACCGACCTCGTTCTGCCCGATTACGACGGCATTGAACTGCTGGCCCGAATCAAGCGGATCAACGCCGCAATCCCGGTGATCGTCATGACGGCGTACGGCACGGTCGAATCATCCGTCAAGGCGATGCGCGCTGGCGCCTATGACTTCGTGATCAAGCCGCTCGACCTCGACGACATCCAGATCAAGCTCCGCCGGGCCGCGGAAACCAGCCGCCTGCGCCGTGCAGTCACCACGCTCACCGCCTCGGCCCGCGCCCGTCACACCGCCACGACGATGGTTGCCGAATCGCCAGCCATGCGGGCGGTGATCAGCCAGATCGAGGCCCTTGCCGACACCACCGCGACCGTGCTGATACAGGGTGAATCTGGAACAGGCAAGGAGTTGGTCGCGCGGGCGCTGCACGCCGACAGTCGGCGAGCCGACGCCCCGTTTGTCGCGGTCAACTGCGGTGCATTGGCCGAATCGATGCTGGAATCCGAGCTGTTCGGACATGAAAAAGGCGCCTTCACGGGCGCTTTCGCGCGCCATGCGGGCGCCTTCGAGCGTGCCGAGGGGGGCACGCTTTTTCTCGACGAGATCGGTGATGCGCCTCCCTCTGTTCAAGTCAAGCTGCTCCGCGCCATCGAGGAGCGCGAGATCCACCGCGTCGGCGGGCGCGAACCCTTTGCGGTCAACGTCCGCATCGTCTCTGCCTCCAACAAAGACCTGGCCGGGCGCGTCACCGATGGGGCGTTCCGCGAAGACCTACTTTACCGATTGAACGTCGTCACCCTGACCCTGCCGCCTCTCCGCCGTCGCCGGGAAGACATCCGCCCGCTGGCCGACCGCTTCATTGCCCGCGCCACCACGGACCATGGCCATGACATCACCGGGATCGATCCCGCCTTTTACGCCCGGCTCGAATCCTACGATTGGCCCGGAAACATCCGCCAGCTTCGCAACGTTATCGAGTCGGCCGTCCTGCTCACCTCCGGCCCCATCTTGCGCGCTGAGTCCCTCAACCTCCCCGCAGATGTCCCCCGAGACCCCCCCGGCGAATTCCCCATGAACCTCACGCTCGCGGCCATCGAGCGGCTCGTTCTCGAACAAACCCTCACTCGCTGCAATGGCAACCGCACGTTCACGGCGGAGAAACTCGGCATCTCCACCCGCACCATCCAGAGAAAAATTAAAGAACACAACCTTCCTTTCTAACTCAATCTATGGCATACTTTTTGCTTTTTTCAAAACCCTGATTGTATGATCCATGCGACAAGGAGACTCATGCTAACCGTCAAGAACCTGAAGAAGAGCTTCGGCCCGTTTCAGGCTGTCAAGGGGGTGAGCTTCACCGTTAACAAAGGTGAGGTGCTCGGCTTCCTCGGCCCCAACGGCGCAGGCAAAACCACCACGATGCGGATGATCACCGGCTTCTTGGCGCCCGGCGATGGCACAGCCGAGGTCTGCGGCTGCGATATCCGAGAGGATCCGGTCGGCGCCAAGCGGTGTATGGGCTATCTGCCCGAGAACGCCCCGAGTTACCACGCGATGACCGTTGTCGATTTCCTGGATTTCGCCGCTCGCATCCGGGGCTACACCGGATCCGAACGCCGTGACCGAATCGACCGGGCGATTGTTCAGGCGCGTTTGGAAGGGGTTCGCCAGCAGACGATTGAAACTCTCTCCAAGGGGTATCGCCAGCGTACCTGCTTCGCCCAGGCCATCCTTCATGATCCGCCTGTGCTGATCATGGACGAACCCACCGATGGACTCGACCCGAACCAGAAGTATGTGGTCAGGGAGATGATCCGCACCATGTCGGCCGAGAAGGCGATCATCATTTCGACGCACATTCTGGAAGAGGTGGACGCCGTCTGCACCCGCGCGGTGATTATCGCCAACGGCTCGATCGTCGCCAACGGCACTCCGGCCGAGCTGAAGGCCCAGGATCCGTCCGGCCGACTGGATGAGGTGTTCCGCAAATTGACCCTGACCGAAGAGGAGAAGCCCAGCCATGTCCGTTCGTAAT of the Lentisphaerota bacterium genome contains:
- a CDS encoding HAMP domain-containing histidine kinase; amino-acid sequence: MTRMDLIRHIVKPKPRHPSLVLQASAILAFAAVAAGLWLVWLHRLQARVAHGEATRSVIAQGDRLMDLLADARTLANSTNLTAPEWRVFGAHVEGLRAAQNELTFVSIRHGGSTVFHREIPDRPAPRPVAEPSRTSVSTLDFPIGPGAATPMMVFTRSVTLPDGSEAIVEVGLNAAVIDATEASASRSIGTLLRFSAVAVAVAFGFCLLLVIAVVRHDLARQAKSRREEHLAFSGVLANGIVHDFRNPMSSVKLDAQMLGREAEREGGPRPERLAELAGRIGRTVERMDQVFKEFLYLARPDREAFETVALEACIRECVETLAPRLEAAGVVIAFQPQSLSVRAAPFALRRALLNVLTNAVQFSPRGGTVEVACAAQSSTVRIDIADRGPGVPPRERERIFEMFVSSRPEGTGLGLFLARTALRKCGGDIIALPRDGGGSIFRITLPSGTETAP
- a CDS encoding sigma-54-dependent Fis family transcriptional regulator, with product MRRRYHRAATGWRRFNLQNHPPLRHGDCAMKSIILIIEDDPDGARSMIDAAEDAGFATVLAGTAATGLECFREQTPDLVLTDLVLPDYDGIELLARIKRINAAIPVIVMTAYGTVESSVKAMRAGAYDFVIKPLDLDDIQIKLRRAAETSRLRRAVTTLTASARARHTATTMVAESPAMRAVISQIEALADTTATVLIQGESGTGKELVARALHADSRRADAPFVAVNCGALAESMLESELFGHEKGAFTGAFARHAGAFERAEGGTLFLDEIGDAPPSVQVKLLRAIEEREIHRVGGREPFAVNVRIVSASNKDLAGRVTDGAFREDLLYRLNVVTLTLPPLRRRREDIRPLADRFIARATTDHGHDITGIDPAFYARLESYDWPGNIRQLRNVIESAVLLTSGPILRAESLNLPADVPRDPPGEFPMNLTLAAIERLVLEQTLTRCNGNRTFTAEKLGISTRTIQRKIKEHNLPF
- a CDS encoding ABC transporter ATP-binding protein, translated to MLTVKNLKKSFGPFQAVKGVSFTVNKGEVLGFLGPNGAGKTTTMRMITGFLAPGDGTAEVCGCDIREDPVGAKRCMGYLPENAPSYHAMTVVDFLDFAARIRGYTGSERRDRIDRAIVQARLEGVRQQTIETLSKGYRQRTCFAQAILHDPPVLIMDEPTDGLDPNQKYVVREMIRTMSAEKAIIISTHILEEVDAVCTRAVIIANGSIVANGTPAELKAQDPSGRLDEVFRKLTLTEEEKPSHVRS